From the Drosophila willistoni isolate 14030-0811.24 chromosome 2L unlocalized genomic scaffold, UCI_dwil_1.1 Seg168, whole genome shotgun sequence genome, the window cttattttaataatattaaaactaCTTTACTTGGCACACAGAAGTTTGTGTGCTTTTTAAAACTTGGAtccttctcttttttttcatatggAGCGCAAGTAAATAGATAAAATAatagacaacaaaaatgtataaTCAAGATACATACGTgattttgtatttcttctATGGTTGGATCGGCAAAGCGAACCTTCGACGCTGTTTTTGTTACGTCATAATGGTGGTCTACAATTGTTTGAACCTGGAAATGTTAGCGTCAAGTATATAAgacatgatttttctttttcaaattcGGATCACTCACTGGACTAGCAATGAACATTCGAAACGTGGGGaggaaataatatataaatcttagatctaatattttaataaccactaaacaaacacacaaaaatatttatcattCACCAATCAGGCGTGTTCCCGTTTTCGATTTCGCATAAATTTAGTCAAAATCAACtgatacaaaaatttaatcgTTGTTCATTTTCAATTCCAAATAAAGTTTTCAGTCTAAAAATTTCCAATTGTAACCTATTCGAAAACGAGAACAGTTCtgaatatttcaattatttttaaaactatgtacaagtgttttatttttgttctttaatagttttaaaaatattcaaaatacattTCTCATAGTTTTACGGATGTCGATAATATATAGAATTTAGCTTGTGTTTTATGTATCTTTTTGATATCAAAAATGATTGTAGATATagctgtatatatatagattcaCGTgcttatacatacaaatacgCCAAATGCGACATAGAAATGTGTTTGGGTCGTTCCTAAGGTCATAAAGTGCAATCGACTAAAATTAAACGACACTCGGAGCATCCTCGAAAATAGATATAACTAATGATGCATCTCAAACTGCACGATAATAATCAAATGCTAAAGCATAACATTATACATTCCCATAGGCATTTTATTAAAGCAATATTTCCAGCAAAAGAGAGAAGAGTAGAAGTATTTAAATTGCTTGACCATTTGATCTATTAACTAAAGAGCTCTCAGATAAAATCATTTGTTTGGTATCGGAGTAATAATAAATGTGAATTATTGGACAATTGTATAATAAAAACGCATTTTCTTCAAAGCCTTTGTTTgctaataaaatgaaatggaaCAAACAGAACAAAGCAGCATTTATAAAACTCTTGAAATGCCCTTCTCTATAAGCATATTTTATGCGGGTGAATTGTGATATGTTGTACATATAATGCAGGTTctcacatatatgtattattaatCTTCGAagataaatataaaaataattattaaattcttTGTTATGGGATTGCGTGAATCAGATTTTGTGAGATTTATAACTGCCctattaaaagaaatattagaAAAGCTAACACCAAAACGGCAAAGTTTATAAACCCTTGAAATCATTGTCCACTCTTTCTACGCCTCAATGCGATTGCAACATACAAGAAAATTGAGGATCATTCTACTCCattgtaaattaaaatttctaaaacaaaataagttCATTcatatacttttattttcaCAATTTCTTTTTGATACTTGGTACGGCATTCTATTTTCGACTGATTTTGATCTGATTAAGCCGATTCCGATAAATGTGCTATCTACacccaaaaaaagataaaatgcaaaatttcaattaaatatctCAAACACTTCGAATACTGTAGGAATAATAATATGCCTATTCATcaataatattaaaacaacaaaCCTACTAAAGTCATTTTCAATACTATTAAAAGACTTTTCTGTGATACCTTACAATTGCTTTTGGATTGGCTTCCGTTCATTATCGATTTCTGTGACACTCCTGTATGCATATGTAATGCATATGTAAGTCTCTTGGCTTTTACATTTTGGGTTTGTTTTAAGAACATTTAAAACTTTGATAAAATAGTAGATTCTAAAAAATTGGTCACTTAAGTTTTAAGTTTTCGTGACATTTTAGAACATTTGGTTGAAAATTTCTAAAAGATTTCAAAGAAATCATCTTAGAATAAGTTAATTATTACGAAAACGATAACctaatgaatatttttttatgtctTTGGACCAAACCGATCAAATTGTCAAACGATTATTTTAAACTATGACGAAAACTTAATGTATAACACAATTCCAATTCTAAATTTTAAAGCAAAACAGTTTTGAAATTGATATCCTGAAGCATTACATTGCACTTCTgcatacaaaaattaaaaggcTTGATAAAAACCTTTATTATAAAATATCTATTTTATATTCTTGTTGGTATTGCACTgcattatatgtatataaaaagttaCAGATGAATTGTGGGAAGTATGAATAtgaatagacattacatagaCATACgcacatacatagatacatcgATAGATAGACACATTGATAGATGGATGGAGCACAATGAGCTGAATATGAAGATAATGAAAATCGTATACATAGAATCGTACATAGTAGAAATGTGAGTTTGTATCTTTATCAGTGCCTAAAAGTCTAACTTCTCTCTTCCTTTTGATCCATTCTAATAGGTACACATGCAATGGGAATGAATCAAATTATACACACGAGTGTGAATCCAAGTCGATTGATGAATATATTGATTGGGgtcgtatgtacatatagatttatatatatagagataataatatttataatgtgAATATCtgaatatgcatatatatttttgcattcTGCAATTTGTGTATAGGATTCTTTACCAAAGACAATTTATTATCACTGGGTGTTTCCTTAAAGTCCATTATAGTCTGAACCTTTggatttttaataaatataaagtttttttgtaaattttaatttcgatctcaataatttgtttgtttttttttaatgcaaatatgtatgtaatgtTTGAATTTATGgttaaattaatataaatacataaataccaactaaaaaaaaaaagaaatatacaaattataCTAATAAACCATTAAACAAGATCGAAGTTGTAATGTGCAGAAtgtctttatatatatttgtttcttttttttgggatgACAGTACATTTTCCTATATGGGATGTACTTTTTTGGATGAATTCTTAACAAATGCCAAAatgataaaatatttaaaaccaaaatactTACCACTTTGGAGTTCTCTTTCTTGTTTAAGCCTAATGCTCTTAGCATTTGATTGCGCTGTTCCATCATGAGTGTTCTTTCATAGGTATACGCAGAAATGTCGCTGTTAttctataataataataatgaatattATTACTACCAACTATTTCAGGAAatgtatttaatttgattaccaTTTCGACTACTTCAACATCAGCTTCAATTCGAAGATGATATAGGAATGTCTTCAAATCTTTCTTCATTTGAATCGAGTTATCCTCGATTTGAGCAACTGTGAAAATTCGTAGCTTGCAATTACGCCAGGTACGATGTTGTTTCAATAAGAAGGGCAACAACATAAGTAAACCTCCATCGTGAACGATCCACCAGATATCAATGTTGCCACCAATCTAAATAAGAGGATAGAGGATAGAGTACATGTGtataaaacaattcaaatgcCATCCCAAAAATTCACTTTTACTTTATGATTCGATTCTGGATAGAAGTTAATGCCCTTTGGCACCATCAATGCCATATGACAAGCGGCCACTGTTCGTACTGTTTGGATGAATGTCTTCCAACTGTTGCGGCCCTCTTGCCTCCAGCTGTAGGGCCAACCAATAATCACGGTATTTGGCTTCATCCCTCCCAAACCAATTGTTTGAATACTATTGAGAATGTGCGAGTGGGACAAAGAAAGATATATAGAGACTATGGAATGCGCAGATGCTGTTCATCTTTTTGGAGGTATACTTACACTGAGCTCAGACCTTCCCCAATTTCCTGGGCTACAAGAACATCACAAAATCCTTTTACCTTCTCATCTGTCATATATTTGCGTAGAGTATTCTTTGCATCGACAGCTTTATTTGTTATCTTTGTGTGGTCACCCTTTatcacagacacacaaattGTCAATCCTTTGCCAGCCTTCAATTGTGTTGCAAACGAGAATATCTTTCGATATTTTGGCAATAGATTATCATTCAATTTAGAGAGCACCAAAATTTGCGGACGCCAATTTTTCGTATGCGGTGGGCCTTCTTCAAGACGTAGAAGTGAGTATCTAGCTGCGGTGAGTGCCATTCCACGAATGCCATCACCCCATTCCTTCTCGGCGCTGTCAAAAAAGAAAGCACAGAATATTTTAATTGTCAATTCCGATCACTTTGACTTCAGGACTTACCCTCGgtattcaatatatttatagattATGATGGCCATTCCCATTGCAATGAGAGCAAAGTACCATGAAGTCATGATCATTACTGATATGCACAATGTGAGTCCCAGCAAGGATAAACTCCAATGATAGAATTTGAAACGGGGTCTCCAATTTGGCGTTCTCAACAAAGTTTGCACAGCGCAGGCCAAATTGACAAAACCGTAACACATGAGGAAAAACATGGACAATAAAGGCGCCAACAGATCCACATTACCTACAAAccagaacagaaaaaaatgtCAATTCAAAtagtaaagaaaagaaattgaattTGCCAACACATACCCAACAAAATGCCACACTGACAGATGACAATTGTGAGAAGCAGAGCCCTAGTTGGTTCTCCTCGACTTGATGATTTGGCAAATGGTGCCAAAAATGGAATAATTTCATCTCTGGCAATCGCTTGTAGCAATCGTGGAGCACCAGTCAAACTTTGAAGTCCAGCTCCCAAAGTGGACAAAAACGAGCCAATCAATATAACCCACTGATTGGGCCACGCAATATTGGCGACAACCAATTTACCTCCAATCGATTGACCAAATCTATAAgtataataacaaacaaataagAATTATAGACTCTTCTGTTTGATATCACATTGTTAACTTACTTGTCTCTCAACAACAAATTATCAACTGTGCCAGCAAAAAACATGACACTGGATAGATAAACCGTACTTGTTGTCAGAATAGCACATATTGTTCCAATGGGTATACTCTTTTGGGCATCAGCAAGATCTCCCGAACGATTTGAGCCAGCCATAATGCctaaaaaacaacataaaaaaccCCATAAAACACTTATTTAAGTAAACTTTTTAGGCTAATTGTCTTACCCGTCACCGAGGGGAAGAATATGCCAATGAGCAATGTGAATGAAGTTGTTATATCAGCCATAATTTGATTATACGATTGACCTCCAACATTCTCAATATCCACAGAATTTCGGCCATACGATATAAATTGTCCTTTCTCCAAAAATGATGGAAAGATATTGTCATAGAATACGCCACTGGATAGACCCTTAATGCCCTTCACTTTGGTCACATTGTTATCTGAATTGGAAAtagaaaattgtatattttagtacgaaaatatacaaatattttgctaTTCACTTACTTAGGTAATACTCTTCGCATTTGTTATTGGGGCAGTAGATGTCACGTAAGAATGAATCATCTTTTGTGCAATTTTCCAATGGTATATCCTTCAGGAGTCTCTTTCCAAGAACACACATGCTGCAAATTATTTTCTTGTAGTAATTATTTTATATCGTTATTTAATGTAAACTTACTATAACTTCTCATTGCCATTGATATTGTCGAAAATTCCCACATAAACGGCTATAATCGATAGAATTACACAGGCCAATGCAACAGTTGCAAACTTATTGACAAATTTGACACCCACGAACACAATTAAacctaaaataataaaagttttaagaTTAAGTACAGCAAATAACTatagtaaataaaaattaaattcgaCTTACCCATAAATATGAGCAATAATGTGCCATAGACTCTGAAATTGTTATACATTGCGTCTGCATCTTTGGTGAAATCTCCAAAGATCGATGCCCATGGTGCCATATATGTctaaaattattacaaacatgTCATAAGCCTTTGTTTGAGTTTAAAAATTAACTACTTTTATACATACTAAAACAATTTCAACAGCACCAACAATGTACATGGCCGCTGCAAGTGTTGTTCCAGTATAGAACAACATTCCCACCGCCCCGCCAAATTCAGGTCCAAGTGATCTAAGTAAGTATCCAAAAGATTAGGGATTGTAAAGATTCCTTAATGAGTTTGACAAACCTACCGTGATATCATAAAGTAACTCCCTCCTGCGGGTACAACCCCATTCGTTGCGATGGCCGACATTGAAATGGCA encodes:
- the LOC6640936 gene encoding solute carrier family 12 member 4 isoform X8 yields the protein MPDRFQVTKADEDTVLDYQHDESASGKLLGDIHDDEVPDSGDIHRDEENQKSTIDPNLYLYDDDLATRPHISTFISSIANYENTIPAATDPDAKPAAPSARMGTLIGVFLPCIQNIFGVILFIRLTWVVGTAGAICGFLIVLTCCCVTMLTAISMSAIATNGVVPAGGSYFMISRSLGPEFGGAVGMLFYTGTTLAAAMYIVGAVEIVLTYMAPWASIFGDFTKDADAMYNNFRVYGTLLLIFMGLIVFVGVKFVNKFATVALACVILSIIAVYVGIFDNINGNEKLYMCVLGKRLLKDIPLENCTKDDSFLRDIYCPNNKCEEYYLNNNVTKVKGIKGLSSGVFYDNIFPSFLEKGQFISYGRNSVDIENVGGQSYNQIMADITTSFTLLIGIFFPSVTGIMAGSNRSGDLADAQKSIPIGTICAILTTSTVYLSSVMFFAGTVDNLLLRDKFGQSIGGKLVVANIAWPNQWVILIGSFLSTLGAGLQSLTGAPRLLQAIARDEIIPFLAPFAKSSSRGEPTRALLLTIVICQCGILLGNVDLLAPLLSMFFLMCYGFVNLACAVQTLLRTPNWRPRFKFYHWSLSLLGLTLCISVMIMTSWYFALIAMGMAIIIYKYIEYRGAEKEWGDGIRGMALTAARYSLLRLEEGPPHTKNWRPQILVLSKLNDNLLPKYRKIFSFATQLKAGKGLTICVSVIKGDHTKITNKAVDAKNTLRKYMTDEKVKGFCDVLVAQEIGEGLSSVIQTIGLGGMKPNTVIIGWPYSWRQEGRNSWKTFIQTVRTVAACHMALMVPKGINFYPESNHKVKIGGNIDIWWIVHDGGLLMLLPFLLKQHRTWRNCKLRIFTVAQIEDNSIQMKKDLKTFLYHLRIEADVEVVEMNNSDISAYTYERTLMMEQRNQMLRALGLNKKENSKVDSQNDEKRNSIDSDGPENLDAPENLSNKDESTEKADDNIKSSVKPDEFNVRRMHTAIKLNEVIVEKSQDAQLVIMNLPGPPREVRAERESNYMEFLEVLTEGLEKVLMVRGGGREVITIYS
- the LOC6640936 gene encoding solute carrier family 12 member 6 isoform X9; the encoded protein is MPDRFQVTKADEDTVLDYQHDESASGKLLGDIHDDEVPDSGDIHRDEENQKSTIDPNLYLYDDDLATRPHISTFISSIANYENTIPAATDPDAKPAAPSARMGTLIGVFLPCIQNIFGVILFIRLTWVVGTAGAICGFLIVLTCCCVTMLTAISMSAIATNGVVPAGGSYFMISRSLGPEFGGAVGMLFYTGTTLAAAMYIVGAVEIVLTYMAPWASIFGDFTKDADAMYNNFRVYGTLLLIFMGLIVFVGVKFVNKFATVALACVILSIIAVYVGIFDNINGNEKLYMCVLGKRLLKDIPLENCTKDDSFLRDIYCPNNKCEEYYLNNNVTKVKGIKGLSSGVFYDNIFPSFLEKGQFISYGRNSVDIENVGGQSYNQIMADITTSFTLLIGIFFPSVTGIMAGSNRSGDLADAQKSIPIGTICAILTTSTVYLSSVMFFAGTVDNLLLRDKFGQSIGGKLVVANIAWPNQWVILIGSFLSTLGAGLQSLTGAPRLLQAIARDEIIPFLAPFAKSSSRGEPTRALLLTIVICQCGILLGNVDLLAPLLSMFFLMCYGFVNLACAVQTLLRTPNWRPRFKFYHWSLSLLGLTLCISVMIMTSWYFALIAMGMAIIIYKYIEYRGAEKEWGDGIRGMALTAARYSLLRLEEGPPHTKNWRPQILVLSKLNDNLLPKYRKIFSFATQLKAGKGLTICVSVIKGDHTKITNKAVDAKNTLRKYMTDEKVKGFCDVLVAQEIGEGLSSVIQTIGLGGMKPNTVIIGWPYSWRQEGRNSWKTFIQTVRTVAACHMALMVPKGINFYPESNHKIGGNIDIWWIVHDGGLLMLLPFLLKQHRTWRNCKLRIFTVAQIEDNSIQMKKDLKTFLYHLRIEADVEVVEMNNSDISAYTYERTLMMEQRNQMLRALGLNKKENSKVDSQNDEKRNSIDSDGPENLDAPENLSNKDESTEKADDNIKSSVKPDEFNVRRMHTAIKLNEVIVEKSQDAQLVIMNLPGPPREVRAERESNYMEFLEVLTEGLEKVLMVRGGGREVITIYS